A single genomic interval of Campylobacter anatolicus harbors:
- the hypD gene encoding hydrogenase formation protein HypD, producing the protein MKLDLINEFRDKKLILTLSELIKKESIKPLNIMEICGGHTHSIMKFALPQLVGEYINFIHGPGCPVCVMPKSRIDEAIKLASIKDVILCTLADMLRVPGSHTSLQRLRGEGADIRALYTPLDCLKIAQENPDKKVIFFAIGFETTTPMSANVVQKTVELNLKNLFFHINHIVVPQPICAIMNDENVNIDAFLGPSHVSVITGYGIYESIANRYKKPIAVSGFEPLDIMDSVLNLVRQQNAGTHKVYNEYARVVTKDGNLKAKALIQRYFEPCDFEWRGLGLIAQSGLKLRDEFAYLDARLVFDCSVVSKSESKACICGEILRGRAKPFDCKIFAKACTPKSPVGSCMVSSEGACAAYFKYAKEVV; encoded by the coding sequence ATGAAGCTTGATCTTATAAATGAGTTTCGTGATAAGAAGCTTATTTTAACCTTGAGTGAGCTTATTAAAAAAGAGAGTATAAAGCCACTAAATATTATGGAAATTTGTGGTGGTCATACTCATAGTATTATGAAATTTGCTTTACCACAACTTGTTGGAGAGTATATAAACTTTATCCATGGACCCGGCTGTCCAGTCTGCGTGATGCCTAAATCTCGCATAGATGAGGCTATAAAACTAGCCTCTATAAAAGACGTTATCCTTTGTACTTTGGCCGATATGCTAAGAGTGCCTGGTTCACATACAAGTCTGCAAAGATTACGCGGTGAAGGTGCTGATATACGTGCACTTTACACGCCACTTGACTGCTTAAAAATCGCACAAGAAAATCCAGATAAAAAAGTAATATTTTTTGCCATAGGCTTTGAGACGACAACGCCGATGAGTGCAAATGTAGTGCAAAAGACAGTGGAACTAAATTTAAAAAACTTATTTTTTCACATAAATCACATCGTAGTTCCTCAGCCGATCTGTGCAATAATGAATGATGAAAATGTCAATATTGACGCATTTTTAGGACCTAGTCACGTTAGCGTCATTACAGGATATGGCATATATGAAAGCATTGCAAATAGATATAAAAAACCTATCGCCGTGAGCGGATTTGAACCACTTGACATAATGGATAGTGTGCTAAATTTAGTTCGTCAGCAAAACGCAGGAACACATAAAGTATATAATGAATATGCTCGTGTGGTTACAAAAGATGGAAATTTAAAGGCAAAAGCGCTTATACAGCGGTATTTTGAGCCGTGTGACTTTGAGTGGCGTGGGCTTGGACTTATTGCACAAAGTGGCTTAAAACTGCGTGATGAGTTTGCCTATCTTGACGCAAGGCTTGTCTTTGACTGCTCTGTTGTTAGTAAAAGTGAGAGTAAGGCCTGTATCTGTGGTGAAATTTTACGCGGTCGTGCAAAGCCGTTTGACTGCAAAATTTTTGCCAAAGCTTGCACTCCAAAAAGTCCGGTTGGCTCATGTATGGTGTCAAGCGAAGGTGCGTGTGCGGCGTATTTTAAATATGCAAAGGAAGTCGTGTGA
- the hypA gene encoding hydrogenase maturation nickel metallochaperone HypA, whose product MHELSIAQSLLTLCEDNAKKQNASKISKIFIKIGRLSGVEAHYLQNAFDVCKAESICEESELIIEVQNIVIKCNECGKQNELNKNEFICPKCGSSDLVVIDGEDMMLMRLEMS is encoded by the coding sequence ATGCACGAGTTAAGCATCGCTCAAAGTCTACTAACACTTTGCGAAGATAACGCTAAAAAGCAAAATGCGAGTAAAATAAGTAAAATTTTCATCAAAATAGGGCGACTAAGTGGTGTTGAAGCACACTATTTGCAAAATGCCTTTGATGTTTGTAAGGCTGAGAGTATTTGTGAGGAGTCAGAGCTAATCATTGAAGTGCAAAATATAGTTATAAAATGCAACGAATGCGGTAAGCAAAACGAGCTAAATAAAAATGAGTTTATCTGTCCGAAGTGTGGTAGTAGCGATCTTGTGGTAATAGATGGCGAAGATATGATGCTTATGCGACTTGAGATGAGCTAA
- the hypE gene encoding hydrogenase expression/formation protein HypE has protein sequence MLSHGGGGEEMNSLINETIFKIFNNDILRESNDSAVLKMQNKLAFSTDSFVVTPIFFSGGDIGKIAACGTINDLAMVGAKAKYLSCALIIEEGLELSELKAVLDSLAKICRDNDVKVVCGDTKVVPKGKCDKIFINTSGIGEIIADDIKLSNLKAGAKILLSGDIGRHGAVILANREELKLNSTLQSDCKSLKYVVEALIKSNIKPQCMRDATRGGLSAVLNEWAKFSGLNIFVREENIKVSDEVLGVCELFGFEPYELANEGTFVLAVDEADEVKALEILHKFDTNAAVIGEVMSEKRGRVIIQNAYGSKRFLEPPKGELLPRIC, from the coding sequence ATGCTAAGCCACGGTGGTGGCGGTGAGGAGATGAACTCACTTATAAATGAAACGATATTTAAGATTTTTAATAATGACATTTTGCGTGAGAGTAATGACTCTGCGGTGTTAAAAATGCAAAATAAACTTGCATTTAGCACAGATAGCTTCGTTGTAACGCCGATATTTTTCAGCGGTGGCGACATAGGAAAGATCGCTGCTTGTGGTACTATCAATGACCTTGCGATGGTTGGAGCAAAAGCTAAATATCTAAGTTGTGCCTTAATCATTGAAGAGGGTTTAGAGCTTAGTGAACTTAAGGCGGTGCTTGATTCGCTTGCTAAGATATGCCGCGATAATGACGTAAAAGTCGTTTGCGGTGATACAAAGGTCGTGCCAAAGGGCAAATGCGATAAAATTTTTATCAACACATCAGGTATCGGCGAGATAATAGCTGATGATATCAAGCTTTCAAATTTAAAAGCAGGTGCGAAAATACTACTATCGGGTGATATAGGCAGACACGGAGCAGTAATACTAGCAAACAGAGAGGAGCTAAAGCTAAATAGCACCTTGCAAAGCGACTGCAAAAGCCTAAAATACGTCGTAGAAGCTCTTATTAAAAGTAATATAAAGCCACAGTGTATGCGTGATGCAACACGTGGCGGATTAAGTGCTGTGCTCAATGAGTGGGCTAAGTTTAGTGGGCTTAATATATTTGTAAGGGAAGAGAACATCAAAGTCAGCGACGAAGTTCTGGGTGTATGTGAACTGTTTGGATTTGAACCATATGAACTAGCAAATGAAGGCACTTTCGTTCTTGCAGTTGATGAAGCTGATGAGGTAAAAGCACTTGAAATTTTGCATAAATTTGATACAAATGCAGCTGTGATAGGCGAAGTTATGAGCGAGAAAAGAGGGCGAGTGATAATACAAAATGCCTACGGTTCAAAGCGATTTTTAGAGCCACCAAAGGGCGAGTTGCTCCCACGAATTTGCTAA
- the nhaA gene encoding Na+/H+ antiporter NhaA has product MRNILFKKFIQSEASGGILLIAAAIIAMLFQNGFLSSFYNSFLRIDVGFKFGELLIQKPLILWVNDGLMSIFFFMLGLELKRELIEGEMRNPAQIVLPLVAAIGGIIVPALVFYLFNHTDSFAAKGWAIPTATDTAFALGIIMILGRRVPASLKIFLVTLSIIDDVCAILIMAIFYSGHLSFVSFGVAGLAMFGLLLLNLLNINKKSFYFVLGVILWVSVLKSGVHATLAGVIAALFIPLKCKNSDRSLLKEVEHDIHGYITYFVLPVFAFVNAGISLNGIGLEQLTHPVSLGIILGLVVGKQIGVFGLCYITIKLGYARLPKYCTWASFYGICVITGIGFTMSLFINSLAYHDTAQFAYADKLAVLIASLISGVLGYIVLYYAGRHRIMKCVE; this is encoded by the coding sequence ATGCGTAATATATTATTTAAAAAATTTATCCAAAGCGAGGCTAGCGGTGGCATACTTCTCATCGCTGCCGCTATCATTGCTATGCTCTTTCAAAATGGCTTTTTGAGTAGTTTTTATAACTCATTTTTGCGTATTGATGTGGGCTTTAAATTTGGTGAGCTTTTGATACAAAAGCCACTCATTTTATGGGTCAATGACGGACTTATGTCTATCTTTTTCTTCATGCTTGGACTTGAGCTTAAACGTGAGCTTATAGAGGGAGAAATGCGAAACCCAGCTCAGATAGTCCTACCGCTAGTCGCTGCGATAGGTGGCATTATTGTCCCTGCACTTGTATTTTATCTATTTAACCACACTGATAGTTTTGCGGCTAAAGGTTGGGCTATACCAACTGCGACAGATACAGCGTTTGCACTTGGTATCATTATGATCTTAGGACGTCGCGTTCCAGCAAGTCTTAAAATTTTCTTAGTTACTCTTTCTATCATAGATGATGTTTGTGCGATCCTTATAATGGCGATATTTTACAGTGGACATCTCTCATTTGTATCTTTTGGTGTGGCAGGACTTGCTATGTTTGGATTGCTTTTATTAAATTTATTAAACATCAACAAAAAGTCCTTTTACTTTGTGCTCGGCGTAATTCTTTGGGTTAGTGTGCTAAAATCAGGTGTCCACGCCACACTTGCTGGCGTCATTGCTGCTCTTTTCATACCGCTAAAATGCAAAAACTCAGATCGCTCACTCTTAAAAGAAGTAGAGCACGACATACACGGCTACATTACATATTTCGTTCTGCCTGTATTTGCCTTTGTTAATGCCGGAATTTCACTAAATGGCATAGGATTAGAACAGCTCACGCACCCAGTCTCATTAGGCATCATACTAGGGCTTGTTGTAGGTAAGCAAATAGGCGTCTTTGGCCTTTGCTACATAACTATAAAGCTAGGATATGCAAGATTGCCAAAATATTGCACTTGGGCGTCATTTTACGGAATTTGTGTGATTACAGGTATAGGCTTTACAATGAGTCTTTTTATAAACTCTCTTGCATATCACGACACCGCTCAGTTTGCATATGCTGATAAACTAGCTGTTCTCATCGCCTCGCTAATCTCAGGAGTATTAGGCTACATCGTGCTTTACTACGCTGGTCGCCACCGTATTATGAAGTGTGTAGAGTGA
- the nikR gene encoding nickel-responsive transcriptional regulator NikR: MEDIIRFSVSLPKPLLDELDKKVRTQGYASRSEFTRDLIRDKIVSDSWNDAIEQLIGVLTLIYTHHQNNLVNKMMDIEHDADITIVCTNHIHIDHHNCLETITMRGEAAKIEQFSDKIAGLKGVKFSKLTKVAVPEF; the protein is encoded by the coding sequence ATGGAGGATATTATTAGATTTAGTGTATCTTTGCCAAAGCCACTATTAGACGAGCTTGATAAAAAGGTGCGAACGCAGGGCTACGCGTCAAGAAGCGAGTTTACACGTGATCTCATTCGTGACAAGATTGTTAGCGATAGCTGGAATGACGCAATAGAGCAACTTATAGGAGTTTTAACGCTCATTTATACACATCATCAAAATAATCTAGTCAATAAAATGATGGATATAGAACACGACGCAGATATAACTATCGTCTGCACAAATCATATCCATATCGATCACCACAACTGCTTAGAGACGATAACTATGCGTGGAGAGGCCGCAAAGATAGAGCAATTTTCGGATAAGATAGCTGGATTAAAAGGTGTAAAGTTTTCAAAGCTGACAAAAGTCGCTGTACCTGAGTTTTAA
- a CDS encoding DUF2157 domain-containing protein, with protein sequence MNIFYKNFLATELSKWQENGIVDEHTAYRIAKQYDIDTIQSSSSNFILKLVAYLFLALSFITLIGANWEEIPRGARLLLVLSMVGLVNFGGYFNLKKGNKTAATGLFFLGNLCYGAAIALIAQIYNLGEHMPNGVLLWAVGAFVLSLATTKSVLVAQSLILSFIWFNMELDFNSLRYEFGIFIAFSIFALFKESSRLLIFAIFISIYAYIITILSHISFDRYHYYFFFGGSVVFLSMSYSLLGVATAYLLSHFKRYKDAEFLLKLSLLCGIAILLFANLDFYGDMQTKIIFYKNWLGLLHLAFIALTVVVAIKLKREILLWIGAILLVLPYVIYLLSDYSQELYSLLSVLVGVFLIKKCYITQGLCVIFIVALIRYIDLLGDYIGASMLFLLFAIILLVVSKKRSIKAKQGAVK encoded by the coding sequence ATGAATATATTTTATAAAAATTTCTTGGCTACGGAGCTTTCTAAGTGGCAAGAAAATGGCATAGTTGACGAGCACACTGCATATCGTATCGCCAAACAATACGACATAGACACTATACAAAGTAGTAGCTCAAATTTTATCTTAAAGCTCGTAGCATATCTATTTTTAGCTCTATCTTTTATCACATTAATAGGTGCAAACTGGGAAGAGATACCACGTGGAGCACGGCTACTTCTTGTTCTTAGTATGGTTGGGCTTGTAAATTTTGGTGGATATTTTAATCTTAAAAAAGGTAATAAAACTGCTGCAACTGGACTATTTTTCTTAGGTAACCTATGCTATGGAGCTGCCATAGCACTCATAGCTCAAATTTATAATCTTGGCGAACATATGCCAAATGGCGTCTTACTTTGGGCGGTCGGAGCGTTTGTGCTTTCATTAGCCACTACTAAGTCGGTGCTAGTAGCACAAAGCCTTATTTTATCTTTTATTTGGTTTAATATGGAGCTTGACTTTAATTCACTTAGGTATGAGTTTGGCATATTTATTGCATTTAGCATATTTGCTTTGTTTAAAGAAAGCTCAAGACTTCTCATATTTGCTATATTTATCAGCATTTACGCATACATTATAACTATTTTAAGTCACATAAGCTTTGATAGATATCATTATTATTTCTTTTTTGGTGGCAGCGTAGTGTTTTTATCTATGTCATATTCGCTACTTGGCGTTGCAACGGCTTATTTGCTCTCACATTTTAAACGCTATAAAGATGCGGAGTTTTTGTTAAAACTCTCACTACTTTGCGGTATCGCAATATTACTTTTTGCAAATTTAGATTTTTATGGTGATATGCAGACTAAAATTATATTTTATAAAAACTGGCTTGGGCTTTTACATCTTGCTTTTATCGCGTTAACTGTAGTTGTAGCGATTAAACTAAAGCGAGAAATTTTGCTATGGATTGGAGCGATTTTACTTGTCTTGCCTTACGTTATATACTTGCTTAGTGACTATTCACAAGAGCTTTACTCGCTTCTTAGTGTATTAGTAGGTGTTTTCTTAATTAAAAAATGCTATATAACGCAAGGGCTTTGTGTTATATTTATAGTTGCACTTATCCGATATATTGACCTACTTGGCGATTATATTGGTGCGAGTATGCTTTTTTTATTATTTGCGATCATTTTATTAGTGGTATCTAAAAAGCGTAGCATCAAGGCTAAGCAAGGGGCTGTAAAATGA
- a CDS encoding HypC/HybG/HupF family hydrogenase formation chaperone — protein sequence MCLSIPSKVIEIDENNVALVETLGVQRRISLDLIAEPVVAGEYVLIHVGYAMEKIDTQYALESIEIYRQMADDMKNGVIDADDGDMGLRDMQMREILSLSKSENEA from the coding sequence ATGTGCCTTTCAATACCTTCAAAAGTCATAGAAATTGATGAAAATAACGTTGCACTCGTTGAGACGCTTGGAGTGCAAAGACGCATTAGCCTTGATCTTATCGCAGAACCTGTGGTTGCTGGTGAATACGTACTTATCCATGTGGGCTATGCAATGGAAAAAATTGACACTCAATATGCCTTAGAGAGCATTGAAATTTATCGCCAAATGGCTGACGATATGAAAAATGGTGTAATAGACGCAGATGATGGCGATATGGGTCTACGCGATATGCAAATGCGTGAAATATTAAGTCTTAGCAAGAGTGAAAATGAAGCTTGA
- the rseP gene encoding RIP metalloprotease RseP, with protein sequence MKGLLFTIALLLLGLWAYSFYFLATIFAISFLIFFHELGHFLVARLFGVAVNTFSIGFGEKIYKKRIGATEYCLSAIPLGGYVQLKGQDDADPSEKNYDKDSYNTIKPLGRIFILFAGPFFNFILAFLLYITLGFIGVDKLAPNVGRVAENSAGAIAGIIKDDKILSINGKSIRQWDEISKCVSTEPLTLEIERDGKVLTLTLTPLIGTTRNIFNEEISRPLIGISPSGKTIKLTYNGFDTFKFAWDETVEASRLIFKSFSKLINGSVPLKDVGGIVQMADITSKAAQVSLPVLLIIVALISVNLGVLNLLPIPALDGGHILFNLYELMSGRKINERVYVGLTYCGWVILLGLMGLGLYNDVVRLSGVTQ encoded by the coding sequence GTGAAAGGATTGCTTTTTACTATTGCTCTACTCTTGCTTGGACTTTGGGCTTATTCATTTTACTTTTTAGCAACCATTTTTGCGATTAGCTTTTTAATATTTTTTCACGAGTTAGGACATTTTTTAGTAGCTCGTTTATTTGGCGTAGCTGTCAATACATTTAGTATAGGTTTTGGCGAAAAAATTTATAAAAAGCGTATCGGAGCGACTGAGTACTGCCTAAGTGCCATACCACTTGGCGGATACGTACAACTAAAAGGACAAGATGATGCTGATCCAAGTGAAAAAAACTACGATAAAGATAGCTACAATACAATTAAACCACTTGGGCGGATATTTATACTATTTGCTGGCCCATTTTTTAACTTTATATTGGCATTTTTACTCTACATTACGCTTGGTTTTATAGGCGTTGATAAACTAGCACCAAATGTAGGGCGAGTGGCTGAAAATTCAGCAGGAGCGATAGCAGGGATAATCAAAGATGATAAAATTTTAAGCATAAATGGCAAGAGTATTAGACAATGGGATGAGATAAGCAAATGTGTAAGCACTGAGCCACTTACTCTAGAGATAGAGCGAGACGGCAAAGTCTTAACACTAACACTTACCCCACTCATTGGCACAACTCGTAACATCTTTAACGAAGAGATTAGTCGCCCACTCATAGGTATATCACCAAGCGGTAAGACAATAAAGCTTACCTACAATGGTTTTGATACTTTTAAATTTGCTTGGGATGAAACAGTGGAGGCTTCAAGGCTGATATTTAAAAGCTTTTCAAAACTCATAAATGGCTCGGTACCACTCAAAGATGTTGGTGGTATCGTGCAAATGGCTGATATAACATCAAAGGCAGCTCAGGTAAGCCTACCGGTATTGCTCATCATAGTCGCACTCATATCTGTAAATTTAGGTGTTTTAAATTTATTACCTATACCTGCACTTGATGGCGGACACATATTATTTAATCTTTATGAGCTAATGTCTGGCCGCAAGATCAATGAACGTGTATATGTAGGTCTGACATATTGTGGCTGGGTGATACTACTTGGGCTAATGGGTCTTGGGCTATACAACGATGTTGTGAGACTTAGTGGAGTGACTCAGTGA
- a CDS encoding GDYXXLXY domain-containing protein, whose translation MRAKFIIFAILFQILALLGMLGYAYAPLYFGKEMKVGVNLYDPRDFLRGNYVKITYDFANNLPKYIDKNTSVRYGTKIYITFKKDENGTFVRDGYSFEKPKNAESFVVGRFDGYYYKFGTETFFMSPQAAKKMESDMRKYGGYAILMVSKNGNARIKELFPSNQPRPDAQNLISP comes from the coding sequence ATGAGAGCTAAATTTATCATTTTTGCTATTTTGTTTCAAATTTTAGCCCTGCTTGGTATGTTAGGATACGCCTATGCACCGCTTTATTTTGGCAAGGAGATGAAAGTTGGTGTTAATCTGTATGATCCACGTGATTTTTTGCGAGGTAATTACGTTAAAATCACCTATGACTTTGCAAATAATCTGCCAAAATATATAGACAAAAACACCTCAGTAAGATATGGCACTAAAATTTATATCACATTTAAAAAAGACGAAAATGGTACATTTGTGCGTGATGGATATAGCTTTGAAAAGCCTAAAAATGCCGAGTCCTTCGTCGTTGGGCGGTTTGATGGTTATTATTATAAATTTGGCACAGAAACATTTTTTATGTCGCCACAAGCTGCCAAGAAGATGGAGAGTGATATGCGTAAATACGGCGGTTATGCTATTTTGATGGTAAGCAAAAATGGCAATGCACGCATAAAGGAGCTTTTTCCGAGCAATCAACCACGCCCTGATGCACAAAATTTGATTAGCCCATAA
- a CDS encoding DUF3237 family protein — MVGKDDDCGLRKLIYIKGGKVSDKLNGEVLPYGINSQVIRPDGLTELTCTIRYKA, encoded by the coding sequence ATAGTAGGCAAAGACGATGATTGCGGACTACGCAAACTTATCTACATCAAAGGTGGAAAAGTCAGCGATAAACTAAACGGCGAGGTGCTACCATATGGCATAAATAGCCAAGTAATTCGCCCAGATGGGTTAACTGAGCTAACTTGCACGATACGCTATAAAGCTTGA
- the pgsA gene encoding CDP-diacylglycerol--glycerol-3-phosphate 3-phosphatidyltransferase produces the protein MNLPNALAFFRILLAPLMFYVLINAHTHLVSVHISWINYFAGLIFVIASVTDFFDGYIARTWNQKTKLGEILDPLADKMLILAAFLGLMMINRANPWAVYLILVREFFITGFRVVIASEGLNLSASMAGKVKTVFQMIAIGWLIMQWMWADLLLWIAVILTLYSGFEYIYAFIKKQAKG, from the coding sequence ATAAATTTACCAAATGCCTTAGCATTTTTTAGAATTTTACTAGCACCGCTTATGTTTTATGTGCTTATAAATGCACATACACACCTTGTAAGCGTCCATATAAGCTGGATAAACTACTTTGCAGGGCTGATTTTTGTTATCGCAAGCGTAACTGATTTTTTTGATGGATACATTGCAAGAACTTGGAATCAAAAGACAAAATTAGGTGAGATACTTGACCCACTAGCCGATAAGATGCTAATATTAGCAGCATTTTTAGGGCTTATGATGATAAATAGGGCTAATCCTTGGGCTGTGTATCTTATCCTTGTACGTGAGTTTTTTATAACTGGTTTTCGTGTAGTTATCGCAAGTGAGGGGTTAAATTTAAGTGCCTCTATGGCTGGTAAAGTAAAAACTGTATTTCAGATGATAGCCATCGGTTGGCTTATAATGCAGTGGATGTGGGCAGATCTTTTACTTTGGATAGCAGTTATACTTACGCTGTATTCGGGATTTGAGTATATCTATGCATTTATTAAAAAACAAGCAAAGGGTTAA
- the hypB gene encoding hydrogenase nickel incorporation protein HypB: protein MCKDCGCSLNGHSHIHTHADDANHAHVHNHLSEYMGADSRDHTHESHAHPVLNESKTVEVITKILSQNDAEATHNRKHLEQHGIMCINLMSSPGAGKTTLLEATIKSGKFKIGVVEGDLETNQDADRIIKAGAVAYQISTGQACHLDAFMVHSGLHHLPLNELDLVFVENVGNLVCPASYDVGAHFNVVLLSVPEGSDKVSKYPVMFRAADLIIITKTSLLPHFDFDMAKVKDDARKLNPKVDIIELDSKSGDGVERWLNYLKFKKELR, encoded by the coding sequence ATGTGTAAAGACTGCGGATGTTCTTTGAATGGACACTCACACATACATACTCATGCTGATGATGCTAATCACGCACATGTGCATAATCATCTTAGCGAATATATGGGTGCTGACTCACGCGACCATACTCATGAAAGCCACGCTCATCCTGTGCTAAATGAGAGTAAAACGGTTGAAGTTATAACTAAAATTTTATCTCAAAATGACGCAGAAGCAACACATAATAGAAAGCATTTAGAACAGCACGGCATAATGTGTATTAATCTTATGAGTAGCCCAGGTGCCGGTAAGACAACGCTTTTAGAAGCCACTATAAAAAGTGGTAAATTTAAGATAGGTGTTGTTGAGGGTGATCTCGAGACTAATCAAGACGCTGACCGTATTATCAAAGCAGGGGCTGTTGCTTATCAAATAAGCACAGGTCAGGCGTGTCATCTGGATGCATTTATGGTGCATAGTGGACTTCATCACTTACCACTAAATGAGCTTGATTTAGTATTTGTCGAAAATGTCGGCAACCTAGTCTGTCCTGCTAGTTACGATGTGGGAGCACACTTTAATGTAGTGCTTCTATCCGTTCCAGAGGGTAGCGATAAGGTGAGTAAATACCCAGTTATGTTTCGTGCAGCCGATCTCATTATTATCACTAAAACATCACTTTTACCGCACTTTGACTTTGATATGGCAAAGGTTAAAGACGACGCCAGAAAACTAAATCCAAAAGTAGACATTATAGAGCTTGACAGTAAGAGCGGTGATGGTGTAGAGCGGTGGCTAAACTATCTTAAATTTAAAAAAGAGTTACGATAA
- a CDS encoding YggS family pyridoxal phosphate-dependent enzyme: MINLAKFLDEIYKLNSDIVLVAVSKYVSSDDVRFLHSQGQLIYGENRVQEIAKKQIELSDITDIKWHMIGRLQSNKINQLISLRPTLWQSCDSFERAYEVNKRLDYKLDTLLQINSANEDSKQGVSPQNAVEIYELIQNECKNINLKGIMSIGAHSDDMREVQKSFELSYKIYETLKPQGASICSMGMSSDYKLAIKCGSNMIRIGSLLFK; this comes from the coding sequence GTGATAAATTTGGCTAAATTTTTAGATGAAATTTATAAGTTAAATAGTGATATAGTACTAGTTGCCGTCAGCAAATATGTCTCAAGCGATGATGTGCGTTTCCTACATTCCCAAGGTCAACTCATATATGGCGAAAATAGAGTGCAAGAGATAGCCAAAAAGCAAATTGAGCTATCTGATATCACTGATATAAAGTGGCATATGATAGGACGGCTTCAGAGCAATAAGATAAATCAGCTCATTAGCCTACGCCCTACTCTGTGGCAGAGTTGCGATAGTTTTGAGCGAGCATATGAAGTAAATAAAAGGCTTGATTACAAACTCGATACCCTGCTTCAAATTAACTCAGCCAATGAAGATAGCAAACAAGGTGTTTCACCGCAAAATGCAGTCGAAATTTACGAACTTATTCAAAACGAGTGTAAAAATATAAATTTAAAAGGCATAATGAGTATAGGAGCTCACAGTGATGATATGCGTGAAGTGCAAAAAAGTTTTGAGCTAAGCTACAAAATTTATGAAACGCTAAAACCACAAGGTGCGAGTATCTGCTCTATGGGTATGAGTAGCGACTATAAACTAGCTATAAAATGTGGTTCAAATATGATACGAATTGGAAGTTTATTATTTAAGTAA
- a CDS encoding HU family DNA-binding protein: protein MKKAEFIQAVADKAGLSKKDTLKAVDATLEAITTLLEKGDSVSFIGFGTFSTADRAARKARVPGTKKVIDVPASKAVKFKVGKKLKDAVATSATKKSKKK from the coding sequence ATGAAAAAAGCTGAATTTATTCAGGCTGTTGCCGACAAGGCTGGTCTTTCAAAAAAAGATACTTTAAAGGCTGTTGATGCTACTTTAGAAGCTATCACTACTCTATTAGAGAAGGGTGATTCAGTAAGCTTTATAGGATTTGGCACATTCAGCACAGCTGATCGTGCTGCTAGAAAAGCAAGAGTTCCAGGAACTAAGAAAGTTATCGATGTTCCAGCAAGTAAAGCTGTTAAATTTAAAGTTGGTAAAAAACTTAAAGACGCAGTAGCTACTTCAGCAACTAAAAAAAGTAAGAAGAAATAA